The Plutella xylostella chromosome 11, ilPluXylo3.1, whole genome shotgun sequence genome contains the following window.
tcagtagtttaggcgtgaaagagtaacagacagacacagttactttcgcatttataatattagttaggattaggatttaatgtgccacaaacttatctgttccggtgagagcgaactaaattgctTACTAGTTCattgtatattgatatagattagatgggtttattaaaacctcaAGGGCTAATTACCACTAtgggcaaacttaaaatcttatagaatgaagaagtattagacatttacttgaactgtcaccggaacagataagtttgtggcactataatgCTGAAATAATACATACTTGGTAAAAGACGTGAAGGCACTGCCATAGGACATAATTTTTTGGGGTAGAGGTATGTCTCCACAAAATGTTTTCGACAAACTCTTCTGTTCTTGTAAACATAATCCACATTTAACTCATTGAGGTCACCACCGATTCTCGTTATCCAAATCTCAAACAACTTATTGTTCTTCTTAGGATCTGGAAACGTGTGTAGGAGAGTACCTGAAAATATTCAATGTTCTTATCAAGTAAAGCTTAAAgccaataataaaatgaatatagaacttgaacaaaaacaataattaataaagaaaTCCTTCCCTACTGTTAGGTTGGACGAAATTTGTTGTATACTCTCAGACACCTTAAGCTACTGGAAGGGACAATTTAACCGAAAGACCTCCAGCTACCTATAGGTTCAGTTAATACTTGTAGGAGTCTATACTATAACCTATAAGTAACACTGGAAAAAAGTTTGCTTGGATAACTTATCATAACTTAAAATGTGATTGTCTTGGAAACCTTTTCAATCATGAAGTATACAAACTAACTTACCACTTCCTGCAACGACATCACAGCCAGGTACACAGCATTTCAGCCTGGACATGTTCACACCAAAACTTGAGCATAAAACAGAGTCCGTGGGAAAGCGCAATAGTTGTCGTTTATTAAGATATCCGTAAGAAAGTCCAATCGTGGGCAAAACAGAATCCGTAAGAGCAGCAAAGTCAAATAAAAGTCCAAAAGTATCGCAAACCAGAAATAAACAACGCAACAGAGACGGTTGTGAAAAAATTTCAAACTTAAAACTTGACGTTTGTGACATGTGACATATGTCTAAACTGCCAAAATTCAAACTCAAAATTTGACGTTTGCGACATGTGACATATGTCTAAACtgtcaaaaaagtttcatgttTAATTCACAGCCGGCGCTGCTggtaatgaaatatttacgaTCGTTTGTACTGAGTTGACATAGCATGGACGGAATTCCCGGATTTGCTGCGCAATAAGCCAAAAAACTGCTTCAACATCTAAATTGTACCATCTTAAATTCTTGATGACTTATAACACGTTTCCCTGAAGCCATCAATACCTCCAAACATGTTGGAAGACGATGCCAAATCGTGCCAAGTGTGGTATTCATTGCCAACCGAAGTATTATTCTACATTTTCCAGTACTTACCAGCCAGAGACCTGATTAAATGCCGCCAAGTATGCTGCCAGTGGAGGTATGTAATAGATGGGTTGGTAAAAAATGAGTTTCTATGGCGAGAACACTGCCGAAAAGACTTTGAATCAGTCTACCTTATGGCCCGAAACAACGCAAGGATTGGCATGACTTGGTTTAACTTGTACCGATCTCTCGCCCTCTGGCCGAAGTTGGCGACCGCACGTGACGTCATAGACGAGTTCGCTTCAGCTTCCAGCGTCCAGGAACAAATATTGGACCTGAGAGTGCTGCAAAACGGAAATGTTGCTGTGCATAAAAAAGGATCCATAGTCTACTATGATATTGAGACGTTGGAAGAGTCCAAGCGAGCACCGCTCATAGGCCACTACTTGAGATACGCGGAAAATTCAAAAGTTGTAGCTATCCTCGGACTTCAGTTGCACTTGTTCCTCATTCGTAAAGCCGTCTACAGCACTAAACAGGAAAAAAGCAGCACTTTTCATAACGTCAACCGTTTCTTTCTCAATGAACAGAAAGTGTATTTCTGCAATACGGATGATGAAATTTTTGTTGTGGACTTGGAAAAGCCTGAAATTCGAGCGGAATATGTGACAACGGTCACGGAAAACATCATATGCCTTTCCTTCAATGACAACCACATTCATGTACTAACATTTGCTAGAAATGTATATTCCATTGTTCGTAACCGCATGGCCTCCAGGTGCACTTTGGACCACTGCTGCAACTTTCTGCAGGTGCTAATAGATTTCGAGTTCTTAGACCAAATGGATTGGACCATATATAACCAGTGGATGTTCCTAGTCAACCGTCCGGTGCCTCAGGGGCCTTTGCAGAACATAAAAGTCATGAAAATATACGGAGATATGATCTTTGTTGGTTCCAACTGGGGTGTACTGCGTATCTACTACTACCCATACCGTGACGATGAGTTTGACCTGTACAGTGCAGAGCCCGTGAAACAGTACAATTTTATGGAAAGGCTAGACTGTCCGGTGCTGACCGATTCGTGTCCCATCATACAGATAGACGTCTTGGAATCAGAAGATGGCCATACAGTGCTAGCTGCGATGCCGAAAAAAATTGCTGTATTAGAGTTTGTTCACACTTTTAAGAGGACAGCATCGGTGGCCATGCTACCATATTACAGGGAAGTACAAAAAGTTAAGGTACTAAGAATTGATGACTCTGTTTGAAGCTACTCTACTCTCAATGACTGAATCTGATTAATCTTTAAAATCTTCTTTCAGAATTATTATGTAGGCCCTTACTATCAAAACTTAAACACatactaagtgccaatttctccattgtcggttatctaaccaacaggcattgatttataaatgaaatgtcatctccatataaaattcatgacagatgtatcaaaagttaaccactactccctggttatgctctaaccgagaatggagaaattggcactaaatgtTGTCAGTTGGCGGTCAAAAGCCTTATAAATGTGTCAAATttcgattttattttattgatagtaACACAATTAGTTTTTGGTTATTGGCATAGATCTTTGTCCAAAACTAGAGTTTGTGATTTGCTGCATTAAGTTTAACTCCTGTGAATAAAgaagtaatattaaaatggcggTCATTTCATAACAGCgaatattgtttctttattcacAAATGTGATATACTTATCTCAATcaattgttatttaattattaattatttttaacgtACATGATAGGAGCTATCCTGAGGCCACtacatttaaatttagtaTCATTCCTTatttatatcatcatcagcccattTCATTTAAATGATCGGTGAtaatcggttcttcggcatatTTGATAAGCACATTGCCAATCAGTTCTGTACGGGCCAATAGCCGTACATTTTGCTATGTTAACAGTTTTACCTTAGCGACCTAAATTAAGTCAGTTCTTGTCCGTCATCAACCGCGCGCGACACGTACTCATCATCATATCATTATAGAATAGTTAtcagtttaaataaatcaaattatcATAAGTTATATACTTCTTTTATCATTTCTATCATCTTATCATATTGGTGTGTGGACCTGGCCCTCACATCaattggtccttcgagccttTCGGACAGGCGGGGCTGACAATCGCGAACTTCGAACTTTCGGGACACGTGTTTGTGTAGCCTAATTACTTCATCTTCACTTACTATTATTACGAATTTATTAAATgttgtttgtttacaattaAATTGTTATAGAATTTATCGTTTAGTTTAAAAATTAAGCTCCCTAATGTTACTGGATTTGACCTGCTGAATCTATGAGGCTTTTTCtctaataaattctttatttggatacctacctacttaattttatcGATTTTCCATTGTCAAACTAACACACCGTCAAAGTTTGAATAAGAACAAAGGCGCTCTGTGAGTTTGACAACGTACAAAATGTACAGCTACaatcaaactataaagtcctgacatcaaagaATGTGATTTTGTTtagactttttatgatcatcagttatttacttacttttgcatacattttaaaaataaaaaaccgattGATTACTTATGGTTTTTttacggatttgtcctttaataaatctaatagtgatgtaacgaatattcgcattcgcattcgcattcgcgaatattcgcacttttttggatattcgcattcgcattcgcattcgcaaaattttgtgcgaatgttttgcgaatatcagtagatactttttagaaaaaaactttttgaaaataatggtaggttaacaaagtcaaaatccattcgtctataactttttttattacaagttttACTTtaccatatttatttactttggaaAATGAAACTATAGATTTAGTTGATAGTTTCATAAgacctaaacataaataagctctttaaacaatcaaaaagcgtattttgacTATTGTCAAAATAtatagtgtcagagcaagagagccatagatttaaataaggTACGTGCGCCAAAGATGGCACTATTCCTAAGATGGccaatttcaaaatttcaatCTTTTAGACGCCCGGATAAGTTGTAATTTCGAGTCATTTCGCTCTAATGTTTGGTTAGtgccatagaaaaaatagCCTACGATTTACATCCTcatttttacaaacttattagtatttcttaaaaataaaaaactattttcgtttttttattCAGACTTTCGTAGGTTCAATGGCATTCTGAAGAAGCTTAGCGTTGTTTGTATtcttttttgatttttattttatttaattagttcTTGTCACCTTGTTCCTATGAAGGCCCACCACACGCGTTGCCAAGATAGCCCGGGCCTTACAGGACTATACAATATCAAAGTTTCTTTGGAACATGAAAGAGACAATGAGTGATTTcggctatatttttattattatgttatattcaAACACAGAAACTAAACTTTAAGCGTAGTTACAGTCTCTTAAGTATCTTCTATccaatttaagtaattataaaattaataaaaattcaaacatatttttttataaacctaTTAAAGCCAATATTTAagcattgtttttatttttgtgaattacctagtaaaaaaactgtttatactttaaaaaattgtTAGAATAACAGaagaacatttttattattttaatatcattacAGACTTTTCTAATGAAGTTAGATTTAGTTTTGCTAAGCCTAAGATAGACCACCGTACTATTACGTCCAAAAAACGATAGTAATTGACTAATTAACAAAGAAGttcatattttagtttatttatttatttaaatctttattgcacaattatTACAAGTTTAAGTTTTAGGTAAAACatggtttttgttttgatagcatttataaattacttgaTTAATATCGGGCCATGATAAGTGCCTATGTTCCTAAGAAGGCCCACATTAAAGGTGTTCGaaaatgattgtttccgtaaagaAGCTTGATTTAATCTGATGATTTATTTGTTGAttaatattcaaaaataaatgcaGAATATAGTAGGTAATCATGTTTATATTCTTAAATTGTTtctcattttaatattttttttctcattttttatttatttaattattgcaaaaaatGGGCATTAAAAGGAGCACGTACCTTACGTTCAAATGTTTCGTGTTTAAGTCACCCTCAGAAACCGCACACAGTCGCAATGAGTCGAGATAAATAAAGGGtaactactttaaaaaaaactgcaacTGGTATTGGCTAAtctgattcggaatgcgcctagaacggaacgtacctcgttcagtacgagactgccatcaaaccatacaaatgacgccaaatttgaacacaaactgaatattcgcattcgcattcgcattcgcgaatgtcgatatcagatattcgcattcgcattcgcattcgcgaatgtccaaaaacacacattcgttacatcactaaaaTCTAATAtatcttaaacaattagttaggatccacttccgttttcacgactttatagttggactgtacttatgaagctgactgtattattattattattaagattTGGCTTCTGTATGgctcaaaaaaacattttagtaaatttataaaatatttgtaagtacaaataataatataaaaaaatgttttgcaGCTTATTATAGCTTATTAAAgagtatattttattggtGTGTTACATTAgttatattaaatacttatgtgCAATAATCTATGTTATGTAAAGAAGCAATTTAAAGATGGCATTAATAATTAGTGGGTGTAGGAAgaagtacttatttatcaaACCAACGTACAGACcgtctagtacgggttttgcaattttgaAAACGAAATAGTTTAAAGATAggttccgctagaggcgccactggttctaccttttttggcataagatttttttgcctaatctcgtattgcatagtaacgtttggtcaaactctcgttacgccgaaaatcgtatggcataaatctcgtttagtaaaaagttatttcgcataacattgtttagcctaataatggtatggccaaatcttgaatagcctaataatgctatggcataggtttatacaaagtaatagtattcgtttggctttaactttgacggagcgtctccctacatagcgcaaactggtgccttgtattgtttccgctgtttggaaaacgctccgctttggttttgatgaacatgtgcacctaacacgctcctcctcgctttgctcgtcgtcgcacctatttttaggtttcgatctcatggggtttgtaataattatattggtcgttaactttcgattttttgatcatacaatatcgtgattttcgggatgtaggagaaaaataccacaatttgtacatttactacatacttaatatattatttattaagataacattaggagaaacaagattatacataggtatagacgaacataaatttgagcaaacgaaacttaggtgtttaaagattgtgcctaaagagttttagacgaaacgagccttatgccacataagtcttggcaaagtgatggttcggccaaaaaagtttagaccatacgagttatgcgaaatgagttttggtcaataaagattatgccagatgagcggaacccggcgccactttgtatgcgagaaaacgtaaacttttatagttttcgataaactatcaaacctgcaCTAGACGGGCGGAATCCACTCTGAACCtcacattataatatacctagttacctcACGTAAtctggtaaaaaaatatatactttaaaaaattagcattatacattatacaggtgttgcaaaaagggcataagtactaagccgaaacctacatgtgcagcatggtatatctaagcccgaaacggaaatcaaaatttcaaaaccctttttgcaacacctgtattatacctactatgattggttgatatttttgaataactacctacattttttgtaattttttttaaagtttatttattaacaaacaaacattaaTTACTTAGTTTCTTGGAAATTGAGGGTTAGTGGTTTACCATTGGATGgatttcaaaaaatattacataacaTGTTACCtaaatagaaaattatttGTGCTCGTGTGAGCctaaatgtaatttaattatgcaTGCTTGTGCACGGGTGTAAACAGATGTGGCAAACAATGTGCttctgtaaataatatttttttttatattttaattgactCTTCTAAAACGTTCCTGTCGGTAGATCAACATTACTTACTTTCTATACAGGTGATTCTTTCGTAGAtgcatatccggaagtatgttacagagctcttcattctgaacaacttttcttatcttcttcttcttcttgacCTTGGTacataacgaaaaaaaaatgtttccctATACAAACATTGGTTGTTTACTGTGTATGGggagtagatattttttttcgagaatatcccaaggtcattataacaaaagttgttcagaatgaagaactatgtaacatacttccggatatgcagctacgaaagactcaccctgtagGTATAATCGCGAAAAGACTTTCATTAAATCCAACACGTGAATGAATGATAAAATGCCACCCTGTATTTTAGGCActactaagtgccaatttcaccattctcggttatctaaccgacagggattgatttataaattaaacgtcatctccatataaaattcatgacagatgtgtcaaaagttaaccattactccctggttatgctctaacagagaatggtgaaattggcactaagttggactatgtatacatataagtaagtagcaTAATTAGCTCAATTTTATGATCTGTAGAATGGTTTGAAATcatcatttaataaataataaaatggattttgaaagtaaaaacccggatttattattatttaagtacctacctgcttTTTTTAAGCTGACAGCCCTAGAAATCGTTTCACGGAATAATTTATCAAAACTCCTATCACATTGGAATACCTAAGTTAGATTTTGATTGTTGCAGATGTTTCACGCCAGCGTGTAAAGAAATGAACTTTTTTGTGTTGTCACTTGTTTCAGTTACAAAGTTAGCTTTGTCAGTCTCTATCATACATATCAATGTCTGTTATCGACTTCCGTATCCTAACTTCCGTACTGCTAACTGTAGGTAAACCACCTACAGTTAGCAAAACAGATAAGTAAGTATCCATTTTAGGTAGATAGCCACAGTCCGTTTCATTAgaacagtgcgacaaacttatctgttccggtgagagtgaactaaattgatccatatctcattacttactaatgaattgtatattataaaaggttagatgggtttattaccaccgcaagagcgaattaacaatacgagcaaacttaaaatcttatagaattaagaaatattagtcatttatgtgagctgtcaccggaacagataagtttgtggcactataggtacttttgtgccctgtcaaactcacaaaccgGCTATTACAGTCAATCAATCTTTGGTTGTGGCACTATGCCGTGTGTGACTGACACAGCAAATTCCGCCAAATTCAATAGTAATAAGGAACACACATGTATATTATAGCTGTCTTTACGGTAATTTAGATATATTTACAGGGTTAATACCTGGAACAAATAGACAAACACATTATATATACAGGACATCACAAATAGGGGTTAGTATAGTTTTAGTATATATAATGACAATATACAAATTTAcagtttaatattattagtctTGAGAAATCTGTACAGAATGTTAGCAACTGGAGTATGTACAAGTGTTAgtagataattaatatttacaggTTTAGGAATGGATGGGGGGAGGAAATCGTGGAGGGAGGTTTGAAGATTGGGACACTCAAAGAAAAGATGATCAACAGATCCTTCGCTGGTACCGCAGTCACATACAGAACTATCACGCACCCGAATCCTAGCCAGGTGCACAGGGGTGCACGCATGACCCAGACGGAGCCTGCAAATAGTGGAGGTAGTAGGTTTATCAAGGAATCTTGCTCTAGAAAACCATGGCCTTTTGGGGATATGGGGTTGAATGTTGGAGTAGAACTTACCTTTGAGATTCCTGGAAGTGTCCCAGGACACTTTCCAGGATCTATCTAGCCTCGGACCTGCGAGCGAGGCAAGGTCATGAGCGAAGTTTTGGTAATGAGTATCCAGGCCCAAGCTAACGGCTTCCTTAGCGAAGGAATCTGCACACTCATTACCAATGATGCCACTGTGTCCGGGAATCCAGGCAATAGCTACCTCAATACCCTGAGTCACACAGCGATGAAGAGTTTCTCTAATTTTGAGAATTAttggaaattttgatttagaTTTAAATGGATAAGCGATGATAGCTTGTAAACAGCTGGCCGAATCTGATAAAatgatagttttatttaatttgtgggACTCAGTGTAGAGAAGAGCTTCTAAGATAGCTGTTGCCTCGCCCGTGAAGACCGAGGTTTCAGGAGGACACTTGAAACTCAACACAACCCTGTATCTGGGCAGCCATACAGCTAAACCCACGTTGCCATCTTCAGATAATTTAGAGGCATCGGTGTAGATGGGGAGCCAGTCCGGCCACTCAGTATTGAGTTTCTCATTTAGGGCTCTATCAGCCCCAGGGGAGTCCTTTCTGATGCCCAAATCCAGGGCTATGTTGGGTTGAAAAACTAGGGTGTCATAGGGGACTTCGAAAAGGGGgttagttttaaatttcacAGTGGGATGAGGGAGGTTAGTGCAAAAAATGAATGTtttaaggaggaaagaaagACCATGGTTTTCTTGGGAGTTACATAACCGCCTAAGGGTATCAAGCTTGGCCAATAAGGGGTGAGAGTCGGATTGCCAAATTTTGAAGAAGAAACGATCACACAAATACTGCCTCCGGAGTGAAAGAGGGGGATCAACGCACTCCACCTGCAGGGCATTGGTGGGAGAAGATCTCATCGCACCCGATATAATACGAAGACACTTGTACTGTATTTTGTCGAGTTTTTCCAATGCAGCCTTGTTACAGGGGTCCAGTACAAAGGAAGCATAATCGAAATGACTTCGAACAATAGCATTGTACAAGAGTTTCTGTGAGTAGGGATGAGACCCCCACCATACGCCCGACAGAGATCTAAGGACGTTGACGCCCCTCTCGCACTTTTGAGCCACATAATTCATGTGATGGGTTCCCGATAATCGTGAATCTAAAATAACGCCTAAAAATTTCACTTTGTTGGCTACAGCAATTGTATCTTCTCCAATAACGAGATCGACATCAGGGATGTGGCGTTTTCTGGTGAATACAACTGCTGTGCATTTTGGGGGGGAGAGAGATAACCCATGACCATCCAGCCAATCCGTGAGGTACCTAAGCGCCAGGTTCAGCTGTACATTTGTCTCTTCTAACGAAGGAGATGCATAATAGAGAGCCAGGTCGTCGGCGTACTGTAGAATGTCGCAAAAGCAGTCAACGGATTTATCAAGATCATAAGTATAAAGACTGTAAAGAAGGGGGCTTAAGACCGATCCCTGGGGAAGGCCTTTCCATACAAATTTTGGGGAGTCCAAGGTCGAAGGGGATTTTATGTAGATAGATCTCTCCATGAATAGGCTGCAAACCAAACGGGTAAGCTTCACTGGAATGCTCAGCTGGCGCATTTTCTGCCTGAGCACAGGAAGAAGGACGTTATCGTAGGCAGACGCTATGTCAAGAAAGACACCCACAAGGTATTCTTTCCTCTTAAATGCGATGTGAATATCTGTAGTAAGAATTGCAAGGCTGTCTAGGGTGCTCATACCTTTCCTAAAACCAAACTGGGTTTTAGCGAGGATTCCCCTGTTTTCAACTAACCATTCCAGCCTGCATTTAATCATGTGTTCCAAGATTTTCGACAAAGCAGAGGAGAGGGCGATTGGACGTCGGGAGTTAGGGTCACGGGGGTCTTTTCCGGCCTTCAATATGGGAACGACTATTTGCTTACTCCAAGAGCATGGAGTAACTCCATACTCAAGAAAGTAGTTTATCAGCTCCAAGTAGAAGCACTTGACCTTGAGGCTTGATTTTGAAAGGAAAGAGTATGGAATGCCATCAATACCTGGAGAAGAATCGGTTAAGCCAGATAAAGCAGATTGAAGTTCATCCATAGAGAATGGAGAATCCAACCTGTCTGAAGATGGTAAGGGAGCTGGTGGGGGGCGGAGAGCACTAGAGTGTGGGACATAAGGTGGAGCCAGTTTATCGCTGAACCCTTCTAGCCATAGAGAGGGATCGTTGCATAAGATATCTTCGACATTAAGGGAACCGCGATATCGCCGAATGTATCTCCACACCAGAGAGGAGGGAGACCTAGGAGAAAGATTTTCACAAAATCTGATCCAACcctgtttctttttctttttaagaAGCCGTTTGGTTCGTGCGGCTATTCTTTTGTAACTTATGAAATTTTCCATGCTCATATTAGCTAGATAAACATCCTCTGCGTTTTTTCGATCTTCAATAGCCGAAGTGCAGTCAGAATCCCACCAAGGTGGTGAGACTCTTAGGCCCTTAcgagattttttatttttagcagAGGATGTGAGAGCTTTTTCGAATAGTTCATAGTTACCAAGAAAGTTGTCACTGGAACAGGGTTGGATCAGATCAAGTTTATCTTCAACAGAGGTGATGAATGTGGACCAGTCATTCCTACCTATCATGTATCTTGGGAAGGCACATGAATCAGCAGGAACGCTAGTTCTGTTAGGTATAGTAATAGAAATTGGAAAATGATCACTCCCAAAAGTATTTGGGAGGACCCTCCAGAATATTGATGTTGAAAGAAGAGGAGAAGAAAAAGTGAGATCAACAGCACTTTTTGGGTTCTGACGTGGAAGGACTCGACGGGTAGGAGAGCcgtcatttaaaatacaaacatcTAAGGTATCAAGCATGTCTAAGAGGGCGATTGCAAAAGCGTCGGTGTGATAAGAACCCCATGAGGTATGATGGGCGTTAAAGTCCCCCATGATCAGGAGAGGTTGGGGGAGGGAAGAAATGATGTTATAAAAAGATGGAAGCAGAGAGGGATGAGGATTAGGGAAATACACGGACACGAAAGTAATGTCTAAAGCCCTAA
Protein-coding sequences here:
- the LOC125489177 gene encoding uncharacterized protein LOC125489177, whose amino-acid sequence is MLEDDAKSCQVWYSLPTEVLFYIFQYLPARDLIKCRQVCCQWRYVIDGLVKNEFLWREHCRKDFESVYLMARNNARIGMTWFNLYRSLALWPKLATARDVIDEFASASSVQEQILDLRVLQNGNVAVHKKGSIVYYDIETLEESKRAPLIGHYLRYAENSKVVAILGLQLHLFLIRKAVYSTKQEKSSTFHNVNRFFLNEQKVYFCNTDDEIFVVDLEKPEIRAEYVTTVTENIICLSFNDNHIHVLTFARNVYSIVRNRMASRCTLDHCCNFLQVLIDFEFLDQMDWTIYNQWMFLVNRPVPQGPLQNIKVMKIYGDMIFVGSNWGVLRIYYYPYRDDEFDLYSAEPVKQYNFMERLDCPVLTDSCPIIQIDVLESEDGHTVLAAMPKKIAVLEFVHTFKRTASVAMLPYYREVQKVKVLRIDDSV